CCATGCGGCTCTCTGTTGTCCTTGAGGCCCTGGTTCCACTAAAGACTCCCATGCCCTGCTTGGGTGCCAAGCACAAGGCACAGTCACTGCAGCTCTCGCTTGCAGACTCTCCCCTGAAGCTGCGCAAAGGTCCAGGAAAGAGGCCAGGGAACTGTCGATCCAAAGCTCCCAGAAAAGCCACAGGCAAGGGCCCTAAGTGTCTGACTCACAGAGCCCCCAGGGCCAGACCTCAGCAAGGCACTACGCCCCGGAACAAGACCTACAAAGCCACTGGGTCCCTTAGTGGCCTACGAATGAAAggtggctctgctctgggcaccAAAACATCACAGTCCAAGGCAGCTCGAACACTGGCCAAAGCTGCCCAGGCCAAGGTGGCTCGAACACATGCCAAAGCTGCCAAGGCTCGTGCAAAAGCCAAGGCAGCACAGATCAGGGCTAGGGCCAAGGCAGCACGGATCAGGGCCAAGGCCAAGGCGGCACAGATCAAggccaaagccaaagccaaggCAGTGCTGGCTAATAAGGCCAAGGCCAGGGCAGTGCGGGCTAAAGCCAAGGCCAAGGTTGTACGAGCTAAAGCCAAGGCCAAGGTAGTGCGGGCTAAATCCAAGGTCAAGGCGGTGCGGGCCAAGACCAAGGTGATGCGGGCCAAGGCCAAGGTGGTACAGGCCAAGGCCAAGGTGGTACAGGCCAAGGCCAAGGTGGCTCGGACCCAGTCCAGGAGCAAGGGCAGGCCAAAAGGGGCTGTTCAGGCCAGGACTGCAAAAAGGGGCCAGAAAAGCCACCCTGAGACTGTGGGGCAGAAGAGGAAAAGGGCTGAGGAGGCAAAGGATCTTCCTCTCCGGAAAAGAACACGACTTGGGCCCCGATCGCCTAAGGTGTGGCTAGGGCCTGGAACAGCAAAACTGCTGAAATTCCGGGCCATCAAGGTGGACAGGCGGTCCTCAGATGATGAGGTGCGGCAGCGGGCTCAACAGATCCTCCGTGTCAACTTGTCCCCTGTAATACAGCTCCAGCCATTGCTGCCATACTCAGCATATAGCAGTgtttggggaaactgagtccagtTGTCTGTGTGGCCAGTGGCACAGTGTGCAATGCCCATGGATTCTACAACCCCAAGGACTCCAGGTGCCTCTCCAGGGCCCAGAGAGCCACCATTCTCCTTTCAGAGACTGGAGGATATGGGGTGGTATGGGTGGGCGGGAGGGGTGGTCTCCTGGTGCGATGCACTGTGATTTGTTACTCTTTGAGTTGTACCTCCACTGTTCCATCTATCACGTTTTATACCTTTCCACCTTCCAGTCTCCCTGCCCACccttcatgtttttgtttttgtttatttttttatttttatttttttgcgtTTGGCTGCTGATAGGCCAGCAGCATATAGGAAAAGTGGCCACAGGAACAGGGCTGCCAGAGAGGGTCCTGGCAGCCTGAGACGGGTCATTGATGTGGGTGGAAAGAGTAACTCCCAGGCTCTTCTGGAGGTGCTGGTCTCTGTAGATGTTGATAAGCAGCCCCTGAGGACAGGGGCAGAGCCACCCTGAGGGTGGCATACCTCCCCTTAGGCCTGCAGTGGTTTGTTATCCAGGTAGGCCCTATACAAGAGGACAGTGGGTGGCTCTGTGGGGAACCTTGCAGCCAGCAGGTTTTTAGGCCAGGGAGGCAGGGTTTTGTGGTACTGCTCCCCAGGGGCTGTTCAGACAGCCTGGTCTTGTCTCCTAACCTGCTCTGGCTAAAGTCTTGGGACTTTATCTGAGCTTgtctggggcagggccaggcctgaATTTGCTAAAGTAACTCCCTGAACTTCCAGCCTTGATTGACCTCCCCAGTTGGTGGCAAGGAATTAGGGATTGAGTCAGGCCAGGGCCCTGGGTTGTAGGGCCACTGAGTGTCCTCACTGACTGCAGAATTTTCTCCCTGGATGAGTGGGATACTGTGTTAGGTGAGCCAGGAGAGTTCCCACAACTGCTTCATCCCATCATCAGTGCTTTCTGCCTGGGTTCCAAGCACTCTGTTCTCAGGTCTTGCCTTATCAAGCTTCCCACAGGGGCATGTATGTGTTTCAGACATTAATGGCTCTTCCATTCGGAAGTACTGGGCCCTGAACAAAACTAGCTCCCCTCCCATCTGCCAGTCTTTCCCTGTCTGCCTAGCCTGAAAGGCAATGGCTggggctggcagggaggggaACACATTCCCCAGAGGCTCCTAGAGACCAACAGCCTTTTAGGGCTAGGGGTGGTAGCCTCATTTGAATGAGAATCAGATCTTTTCCATCTCTGGATTAGTCTGAACCCTGGCCCCACTAGCGCCTGCTGCATTGGATGGCAGACCTGTAGAGAAGTTTTGCTTGCTTTTTGGtactccttccctttttttttttttttttctgcatctggtGGCTGCAATTAATAGGGTGCGGTCTCCCTTGGTTCCCAGGCTCTAGGGACTACTTTGCTCCCAGCCTCACCGTGGCTTCACAACCCTGCATGCTCCTTGTGTCTGGCAGTCCTGCTTTCATCTACCATGTGAGTATGGGGCTACACCCTGCTCCTCAAGGGCAGCCTGCTTGGGGCCCACTCTTCATCCTCTCTCTCAGGCCTGATTCCAGCTTCCATGGCCCAGGACCCCCAGCCGGGCTaggcttcttcctttccagtctaCAACTCCTTTCagttctgctgctgctgccaccagtGAATGAGAGGTTGGCGCATTTCCCTGAGGGGCATCCAGAGGGGAAGAATTCTCTAGGCCTCCCTGTGGGGCAGTGAGGTGGGGGATACCCCTCGATCTCTACCCAGACCCTGTCCTTCCCAATCCAGGCTCCCAGAAAAATTGCTGAGGAGGTGCCAGACACACTTCCCCCACCCAGCTGCTCAAGTGGCAGCTGCTATCCACTTACTGGCGACTTAATTGGTGGCTGTGGCCAGAACCTTTGAGCCTCGTCCACCTGTGGCCTTCATGGCCCTGAGCCCTATTGCATTGTCAGTCACCTGTAGGTGGGTAGGAGCGTGAGAGCTCTGGAGATGGTATCTCTGGGTTTTCCTGGGTAGATTTGGCCTTTTGGGGGTTTAGGTCATTGctgggggctgcagagggaggcCTGTGCTGTGAAATTTTGGAAGGGGGCTGTAGCACCATGTACTTCCTGCCTTGTCATTCTCCTTGGGCATTACCCCAGGAATCTGAGAAGTGCTTCTTTTGTGATTCTTGGAACCAGGGAGGCCATGGCATTGAGAATGTGCTCTTGAGTGGTTGTGGCAACAAGAAGACCTGGTGGCAAGCAAAGAGTGATGAGGGTACCCATGTGCCCATGTGTGCGGGTCTAGGGTCAGGGCCTGGCCACTGACAAGCCCTGGTGGTTACAGGTGTTGAGAATGTCACCATCCAGCTTGACCTAGAGAAGAAGTAAAGTGCCTTCTACTTTATCCACCTCATCATGACTTTCAAGGTGACCCAATGCCCCAGTCTGAAGTCTTACTCTGTGCCTCCTGACCTGATGGCCACCAGTGATGCTTGCCCCAGGTGACCCAAGGATCCCCCTCCAATCCCCAGACATTCCGCCCAGCAGCTCTGCTCCTGGAGCGCTCAATGGACCATGGCCACTCCTAGCACGTGTACCAATACTTTGCCTACAACTGCTCAGGCCTTTTTCCTGGGATCCCTCTTGCTCCTGGCCACAGAGTCAGTGACTTGTTTGTGACCAGCGTTACTCTAACATTGAGCCTTTCACTGAGGACAAGGTCAGGCCCAGAGGAAGGGGGGTTGGGCCATGGGGTGAAGCCAGAGGCTCAGGTTTGCTTTTTTCTCTCAGGTAATTTTCAAAGTTCTGGACCCAGCCATTCTGGTGGAGAGCCCAAACAACCCCAAGATTCAGGGTAATAATCCCCACAGCCAATCCTGTATCCTTGCATGTCAAGATAGCCAGATACTGGGGGGAAGGTGAGGTCCTCCCTGGGTGTATACACAAGTGGGGCAGAATGGCAGGCAAGCCAGCATCATTCCCCAGCTCTGCCCCATCATAGTCCCCTATTGTGAGCCCTGTTTTGGCTCCCCCATTCCTGTCCCATCGTTGTTCCCCACACCCGTGCCCAGTGCATAGAACAGGCATGTGTAGCAGTTTCCATTCTCTGTCCTATCTGCCCCATCATAACTCCTTTATGGGGCCCCATTGTGGTTCCCATCACTACTTTCTATGTCAGCCCCCAACTATGTACCCCATCACTGCACTTATCACTGAACCTTGTAACTGTCCCCTCTTTGAGTCTCCGTCACTGCTCCCATTCTGGTTTCCTGGGATTGCCCTCCCCTGATTCATCACCAGGGCCTTAGGTGGTACCCTACATCTCTGCAGCTACCTCTAAGTGGTGCCAGGGTGTCTGGGTTGTGACTTCTTTCTTGTAAAGCCAAAGTCTTGAAAGAAGAGACATAACCAAAACCCAGCAGGGCAGCCCAGAGTCAGTTCAGGTGAGTACCAGAGCAGGACATACCCCAACCTAGCTTTTTCTCTGTACTCTCCACCCATCTTGACGGGTTATTACCAACTACTCGCTGAGTTCCCAtattaggtttcttttcttttcttttcttttcttttcttttcttttcttttcttttcttttctttttttcttttcttcttatttttatttatttatgatagtcacacacagagagagagagaggcagagacataggcagagggagaagcatgcccTGGGAAGAAGctcccatgcactgggagcctgatgtgggattcgatcccgggtctccaggatcgcaccctgggccaaaggcaggctgcgccacccagggatcccccatactaGGTTTCTAAGCAGCTGTTGCTCTTCTGATCTGAAGAGAGACAACTGGCAAAGGAGAGATAAAACAGATAACCTTAGCTCAGCCATGGACCCATCTCTCCCATGTGTACATTGGACAAGTATCCATTGAGCtccactgtgtgccagacatcTATCTTCTGagcagtgctcagtggggagcagaTAGACAAGGTATCTGTCTTCTTGGAGCTGACAATGAAAGAAAAgggataaataagtaaactagTAACTGTATATGGGTTCGGCTGGATGATaaactgatttctagttttgATGATGGGCTGGGAAATGTTAAGCTTTACTTCATTAAGGAAGCAGGTTTCACATATCTAGTGATGCCAGGATGGGGTGTCCAGGAAGCAGTGGGATGGGCAAGTCTCAGCTCAGGAGTGATACCAGGGCTTGAGCCATGCAGAAGTGGAATCATCACCTTTAGGCTATAGTCATCCAAAGATGGTATGCCCAGAGGAACAGGAATGGGAGAGTCCCACTGTAGAAATGATGGAGGATGTGGCTGTAGTGATGTAGAGAGAAAAGAGACTCTACCTCCATTCCTTCCCCTTCCATCCCAGCCATAGAGGGATGATAACCAGTGCACCTGAGGTCTCCCAGTCTGTGTCTCCAGAGCTCCTGCATGTGACAAACCTCTGTGTGAACTTCTCCAAACTGCACACACTGACAGGCCACTGGGGGGCCTACATGGACACCCCTTTTACTTCTATGGCCTTTCATGAGCTCATGGCCAGAGGCAGCTGCCAGTGCCCATGGCCATGCCTCTGTGTGTAAGCCCACAGCTGAGACCCAGCCAACATGAAAGGCATGGTGAGCAccacggggcgggggtgggtgggtgggtgggcgggCATCCTATCACTGGTAGGGTGGGCGTGTTAGGGGACTGAGGCAGATTCATCTTGCCCTCCTCCCTGGCAGGTGCATGGCCTTTGCGTCTGCTGCCACCAAACAGCTGGTACCCACTGTGAGTGCTGCCAGGACCTGTACCAGACCACCCATGGCAAGCAGCAGAGTCTGGGTACCTCCACGCCTGCCAGGGTAGGTGCCATGCCCTGTCTGCCTGGCCATACTTGCCTGGGTGAGCCCACCCCATATCCACCTGCCTTGTTCTGCCCCAGAATGCAAGTGCAGTGGGCATGCCTGCAGTTGTCCCTTTGACATGGCCTTGTATTTGGCATCTGGCAATGTGAGTGGAGGCATGTGTGAGCGTGTCAGTACAACACAGCTGGGCGCCACTGTGAGCTCTGCCAGCCCTTCTACCGAGATCCCAGGGAGGATCCCTGTTCCCTTCACCCTTGCAAACGTGAGCCCTCCAATCCCCATTCACAACTCTGAGCCTTCAGCTCCATGGTGACCtctgacctctgttctcatttctGACCCATGATCCAGCCTGTGACTGTGACCCTGTGAAGGGTGTCTGTGTGATGCCTACACAGGTGACACTTGTGGCCTCCTCTCTGGGCAGTGCCACTGCAAAGTTCATGTCTGGGGCCAGCACTGTGACTATGGCCTCAGCCCTACCCACACAGAAGGTTGCCAGTGTGAGTTGCTCTGGGAATGTACCCCAAATCCCATGTCCTTGCTCTGCCCCCAATCACTGCTCTGATAACACCATGTGCCTACCCCTGCAGCAGTCCCAATAGTGCCCTAAGAACCCTGTGCCCTAGCCTGCAGGTGTGACCCCCAGGGCTGGGTCCCTTGCACTCATACCTGTGGTCCCTCCAGCAGTGCCTGTCACTGCAAACACTTTGTCTCTGGACAGGACTGCAGCCGTTGTCTCTTGCACCTTGATCCACCTTGTGATTTGACCTTGATTTTGAGCATTGAGCTGCTAGAAACTGATGAATATAAGACTTAATCAGTGTGACTATAGACTGAGCCTTGCACATTGTTGATTCAGCTCCCTGATCTGGTAATCAAGGTCAGTGCCACCTTAGCTAGCTGAACTAGCATATGCCCGTAGGTGGGAGCTTTGGGagcataaaaagaaaagcaatgaaacaAGTTACAACAGTATTGGGTTTAAAGATGTTTTGCAACAAACATGTTTGAGGGAACACTCAGTCCAAGAAACAGTTCCATCCATTTCTTATCTTTCCTTTAAGGTAAATCCTTTGCTTAATTATTACTTTAACCCCTGCAGTGTCCTCTTATGAAGTTGTGCATAAGTACACTGGGGTTTCCTTACCCCCTCAGCAATAAGCAGAGGAGCATTTGTGCCCTGTACTCATACCCTTTCCTCCTGCAACAAGTAGTCCCAGCATATGATCTCCCAGGCCCCAGATCTTCCTGTCCTTTTTCCACCTACTTGCTCTCTCTTATGGCCCAAGTTCTGGGGTCTGAGAAGTGACTCTCTAGGCTGCTGGCCCTGTGACTATGACTTTGGGGGTGCCTACAGCAACAGGTACAAAGCAAAGCCTGGGAATTGGGATCAAGTGGCAAGAAGCCGGAGTTgactctccctcctcacccccatgCTTGCTCAGGTGTTCTGCTGGGGAGGGCCTCTGCCTGTGCTGCCCTTACCTCCGTGTCTGTCTCTGCCATGAACTCCAATCTGGGCACTTCTGAGCTGCTCTTGACCAAGCCACTGCTGAAGCTGAGCTTGGCCAGGTCCTCCAGGCAACTGACCCCCAGTTGCCTGTGAGTGTCCaggtggggtaggggcaggggcaggaggaaacCATGGCTCTGACTTGGTTttaaggggagggagggaatgtgTAGAGAGAACTAGAGCAGAGTTAGGAAGGTgagaagtccaggtgggagcGTCAGCATGGTCTAACATTTGGTGCCTTAGAACCCATATTTTTCAGGGAAGTATGGGAGAAGAGAGGGCCAGAATATTGGAGGACACTGACACCTGACTTGCCCCCGGGGGTTCCCTGGCCTGCTCCTTCCCAGTGTACACAAGCCTCAGGGATCTCTCCTGGTTGGCTCCAGCCCCAAATTCAGAGACAGCATGACCCTCAATATGCCCGCCACCCTGTTAGACAAGCCTATCACAGAAGCCAGCTGCCCAATGTGAGGAATCTGAGGAACAGGGTGGGGTCATAGGTCACCGAAGGTCTGAGTAGGGATGAGGCCCATGCCCTGGGATATGGGTCCCTGAGGCCTGGGGGTAATGGGAATCTAAGTCCTGACGGTCCAGGCCTTGGGGTGATTTAAGCCCTGGAGTCTGTGTCTCATATCCAGGCCCCAGAGGAGCCCCTGCCTTTACAGCAGGGAGCTGGCTCTGCACTGCAAACTGGCTTGGACTTTGCACATGTGGTTGATGGGGCTGGCCTCTCTCTACTGGCACCCACAGTGCCTTATGCCATGGAGTATGACATTGTCCTGTGCTATGAGACCAAGGTCTGTCACATAGGTGCCAAGCAGGTGAATGGGTGATGTGATGCTGGATGGTGGGCAAGCACGGCTCTATGACTGCTGACCCCTAACTCCAGGCACCTGAAGACTGGCAGGCATTAGTCTGTGTTCATGCCTAATCCCTCCCCAGGAGCATCCGCTGTGCCCATCCACACTCAGAACAGCTGAGTGTTCCAGGTGGCCTGGACCTATGAGCACAGATAGGCAGGACCCTAGGACCCCCAACACCAAGACCCTAGTATGCTGACAACACATTTGAAACAACAAAGTGGAAAATCTCCAGTATGGAATATCATTATGCTGTACAGCAatcaaaacagggactgaatgtAGAGCAGTAGGATTTAAGAAGTTGGTCTTTTTTGCATGGGTCATAAGATGAAATACTGGATGCAGCAGAAATGGGACATTCCTGGGACCACATGATCATGGCCTCCTTATCCCACCCTTACTCTTTCCCTGCTCCTGCAGAGCTGTGGTTTTATCTAGACCTTTCTGCTTTGAACCGGAAACACACTACATGATCCTGCCAAGGGGGTGTGGAGACCTGAGGGAGGCACTATCCTGGATCCTGTGAGGTCCTAGGGGCACTTCCCCACATCCGGGGGAGACAAATTATAACATGATGATGTGGATGCAGTGGGGCTGGGGAGTAGGCATCCCAGAGGCCTGGAGTTTCACCAAGAGGATAGAGACAGGTAGATAGTGTGAAGAGGGGGATCCAGGCAGGAGCAAAGCACATATCaaagaaagaagatgagaatAGGCAGCCATCGGACCTCAGCGGTCCTATGGGCCACTTACTgtggggcagtggggagccatggaagggGCTTGAACAGGGAAGATTCATGGAGGAGAATGAATTGTTAGGAGGAGGCTGCTGCTTTGATTCTGAATGGAAAGTGGCATTGCCTAGACTAGATCGGGGCCattggagaggaggaagaaacagattcagaagagaaatgaaaaggggCAGGAATGGGCTGTGAGATCCACCGCACGCAAGGAAGAATAGTTAGGAGGTATTAGTCAGTGGTGGGGGGCTCActgccctctgcctgccaccctcTATCCTCCTATCAGATTGTGCTCTTGCCTCGGATGAAGGAATTGCCTGGGCTGAGATCTCTGGACCCTGGGGCCACAGGGCACTTACAGTAGCTCTGCAGGGCAGGCTGCAAAGAGGCAGCAAGGACTGGCCTCTCCAGCACCATGCCTGAGGTTTGTGTCTGCCTTGTCTGCAGCATCTCAGCCCTGCTCCATCGGGGTGGCCTTGGTGAGTGTGTGCCCCTGGCTTGAGGGGGCTGCAAGATCGGGGTTTCAGGAAGATGAACTGTGAGGTTCATCTTGCTCTTTCTCCTGTCAGCATGTGAGTGCCATCCCCAGGGGGCACTGAGTACTGAGTGTGCCTTGCTTGGTGGGCAGTACCCTTGCCATCCTAATATCATTGGTTGTACCTGTGACCACTGCATATCTGGAACATATGGCTTCGGGCCCACTGTTTGCAGTGGTAAGCCTTCAGGGCCAGTGAATATGGGTATGGGGTCTGGAACCAACCATATCCTTTCTCTACATGACTTGATTGCCCGGTCATTCCCCAGAGTGCCACTGCCATGCTGAGGTGCCACCAGAACCATTTGTGACCCTGTGAGTGGGCAGTGCACATGCCAGGCAGGCTTTGGTGGTTGCCGCTGTGACCACTGCCTCTCTGGCTGGTGGGGCTTCCCATGCTGCCAGCCTGTGCCTGCAATGGGCATGCTGAGTTGTGCCACCCACTTACAGGCGTCTTTCAGGCTTGCCGTGGATCCATCATAGGCCGACACTGTGAGAGGTGAGCACTGTCACTGACGGGTTGGGTAGGAATTATGATGAGTGGGTCAGGCCCCATTCCTTGTGCTACTGCCCacaggtgcctggatggctaCTATGGAGACCCTACCCTGGGCTCGGGCCAGCAGTGCTGACCTTGCCCCTGTCCTGGGCTCCCTGGCTCTGGCCTCTATCATGGGATTTCCTGTCATGTGGACAGTGCAAATGGATGTGTCCTCTGTTTCTGTGCACCTGGCTATGCAAGTGAGGGATGTTTGGCAAGGGCAAGCCCACGGCCCTGCTCATTTGTTCACAATTTCAGCGGGTCCATGAGGCAAATCTTTGTCAGCGCCACCTGTATGTTGAGCTGCAGGCTGGGTACCTCTCCTGGAGGAGTTGCTGTTCAAGGATAGGAGGGCCAAATGGAGGGGAGCTATAGGCATGGAATCTGTAAGCCATGAAGGTAGGCTGTAATGTAgcttctgtgttctctctgtgttctctctcttggcTCAACCTTGGACTTTCTGGTTGGGTGTATGGGACCTAAAGGCCACAAGGATACAGGAAGATACCTGAGACAACCCATGCATATCTCAATCCTTTAGAGGCCTCCACTGTGACTGCTGTTCCTCTGGCTACTTTGGGCACTCTTGGCCAGAGGGAGTCCCTGGGAGGAATCCATGCCAACCCTGTCAGTGCAACAATAATATCGATCCCTGTGATCCTGCTGCCTGTGACCCCCACAGTGGGCACTACCACCGCTGTTTGTACCACAGCCATGGTCCTAGCTGTGCCCACTGCAGGCCTGGCTTCCATGGCACTACCCTGTGTCCAGGGCGCTGCTGGCATGAGTGTGTGATGAGGATGGGTGGAAACATGCCAAGGTGGGTGGATGGGTTCTTCCTCAGTCCCTGCCTCTTCCCAGGCTGCAGCTGTGACCCACAGGGTACTGTTTCTGCACAGTGCCCATCTCAggctgaagcctgcttctgcacCCAGGTCAATGGGCTGTGGTCTTGCTGTCCCCAGACACTGGGGTGGGACTGTAGCCACTGTGCCCCCATCTTCTGGAACCTTGggggaccccagggctgtgagCCCTGCAGTTGCCATGCCCAACACACTGTGCAGCCAGCATGTCACCCAGCAAGTGAGGCCATGTTGCACATAGCTTGTGGCAGTGGCCAGGTGTGAGTGAAGGTGTGTGTGCCTATGACAGGATGTTACTTGTGGCTGGTGTGAATGTTCATGTGACCAGCAGCACTGGTGTGTGTGGCTGCAAACAGGTGTGTGAGTCTCTGTGTTTGTGTTACATAAACTATAAGGTAGGGGCAGAATTTGGGGTAGAGCAAACATGAGACTGCATGTGCCTGACCCTGCACGCAGCTGTGTGCTAGTATGTGGGTGACCCACCGTGAATGGGTCCCAACAAGTGGAGTGAACAtggtgggggtttggggggggggcCGAGGAGACACAGGTGAAGGGTGAGGATTGAGAGCTAGTACAGGCAAAGGGGGATTACCACTGTGAGGAAGAGTTTCCAGGAGGAGAATGGTCAGCGACTGAATGAAATGAGGCCTGAAGCATGCATTCTTGTGTCCTTGGTGAAGAGATGGTGGGAATCAGGGTGAAGGAGGCATCGGGGTGAGGGAATGGAGACAGTGGGGTGTTTGGGTCAGGACACAGAGGAGGCAAGGACAGCAGATCAGGACTTGAGAATCAGAGGGTCTGTGGGAGGTGGCAATGTGGGAAGGTGGGGGCTGGCCAAGGAGGTCAAgccaggagaagcaggaagggAGGAGCCTTTAGCCAAGCACAGGTGTGGGTGTTGCCCGGGGCAGGAGCAGGGCAAGGAGAAGACTGTGTTTGGTGTGCATACGCTGCCTTTGAGCACTCATATCCTTCTCCCTGGCCCAGAAGAGGCTCTGTGTTCCTGCTGATTGGCCCATGCTCTTTTCCTTCAGGTCACAGGTTAGTGCACCTGCCAGGAAGGATTTGGGGGCCACACGTGCTCCAGGTGTCAGGATGGGTACTGGGGTGACCCAGAGCAGGAATGCAGAGGTGAGAGGGCCACTCACAGATCCACACCATCTGGGGTGAGGTTGCCCTGAAAAGGCCCAGTGTGGAGTAGCAGGGGAACAGTGGGGCTTTCCCCAAGGAAGAGCACAGCATGTTTATTGGTGTTTTCCCCAAAACTCAAAGAAATGCTCATGAAAATAGCTGTTGGCAAGGCCAGGTGGAATATGCACATAGCACACATCAGGTGGCTTTTTTCTGAATCCATCTTCCTGATCCACCCCTACCTACCAGCTGCAGCAAATCTAGGCCACAGCAAGCTCCACAGGAATCGGGGCTTGGAAGTCATGGCATCGTGCAAGGGGGCCCTGGGGTATGGCCACCCTAGCCCATGTGCAAGCAACTGCGCAGATCCTCTAGCATTTCTTCTTAGGTACCTGTATGCTTGTTGTGTGTCTGTTCACAGCTGAGGGAAAGGGCAGGTGGGCATCTGAGACGTCTGCTATCATCTGCTATGATAGTCCTTCCAGAATAAGGAATACTCCTAAAGGTTGACCAGGGGTCGGGTGGGAGCACTAGTATGctagtaaatatttaacaattagcTGGAGGTCAGAGGGAactgatttgtagtgtttgcaGGTTTCCATGGTGTAAGGAAATCCACCATGGCTGATTTTAGTCTGCCTATCATTTACCAGCTGAttcacaaaattcctgaaaatttaacacTTGGCTCTTGTTAGCCCCCACCACACCATGTAGTCATGTGAGAGGTTAGGGTCAGGGTTTGTTGGGTCAGAGATCAGAGTTCACATCTGAGATTCCTACCCCCATCCCCATTCCCACAGATGAAGGTGCAGATGCTGTGAGTGTGGAGCTGGTGGCATGGTGTAGGCTGGTGGTGCTGCTCCTCCAGAGTGGGGCAGTGGGCATTGCTCTTCTGCTGGGTCAGATCCAGGGGGACCTCCCTGCACCAGACACCATAAGCCAGGAGCTGCCCAGATCTGAAggtgtcctgcatcaggcacaGCAGACCAGGTGAAGGgccaggaggctggaggcagaggtcagagggtggggaggaaaagAATGCACAACTGATCATCTGATCATCTGCACCCTTCAGGGAGGGGACAGCTAGGGCCAAGGACCAAGCACTGGATGTTCATGAGGTACTGGCTGAGGTGGGAAGTCACGCAAGGGCTGCAGAGCGAAGGCTGCAGGCAGCACAACAGACATCCTGAGGCCTGGAGGCCAGTGTACAGGAGGTCACACCCCACTCATACCCTTGTTCAGTGGCTGCTATTATCCCTATTTTTGCCCTGAGATCCTTGAGCCTTTGTGATACCATAGCACTACTAAATACACAGACCATGAAAGCACCCTACTTAGTTGCTACCTTGCTATGACCTCCTTGTGGTCCTCTGACTTGGTGGCAGGGCACCTGGCCTGGGTGATACTAACAGTGGAAGTGACCCCAGTCCTGGGGCATCTGTCCAGTG
The nucleotide sequence above comes from Canis aureus isolate CA01 chromosome 19, VMU_Caureus_v.1.0, whole genome shotgun sequence. Encoded proteins:
- the CCDC71 gene encoding coiled-coil domain-containing protein 71; translation: MSVVVQHVEEKAVHSWSRISTAGKKALEEALLVFNPMSQDLSATEAQLVAFLQGLRDDGFQPTILRSGDVYGYSSCTANPPSQTKLQARAPTPAATSPPTSAPRTAMRLPAGRATLLPVPLSGRLAKASTPALAKHATTNLLLSSLKQSSASRAQGATVGFPAHLYPGVYPAMRLSVVLEALVPLKTPMPCLGAKHKAQSLQLSLADSPLKLRKGPGKRPGNCRSKAPRKATGKGPKCLTHRAPRARPQQGTTPRNKTYKATGSLSGLRMKGGSALGTKTSQSKAARTLAKAAQAKVARTHAKAAKARAKAKAAQIRARAKAARIRAKAKAAQIKAKAKAKAVLANKAKARAVRAKAKAKVVRAKAKAKVVRAKSKVKAVRAKTKVMRAKAKVVQAKAKVVQAKAKVARTQSRSKGRPKGAVQARTAKRGQKSHPETVGQKRKRAEEAKDLPLRKRTRLGPRSPKVWLGPGTAKLLKFRAIKVDRRSSDDEVRQRAQQILRVNLSPVIQLQPLLPYSAYSSVWGN